A DNA window from Strix aluco isolate bStrAlu1 chromosome 6, bStrAlu1.hap1, whole genome shotgun sequence contains the following coding sequences:
- the MMADHC gene encoding cobalamin trafficking protein CblD, whose translation MANVLCNRARLVTYLPGFYSLVKRVVNPKAFSTAGSSGSDEPHVAATPPDLCPRTVWPDEVMGPFGPQDQRFQLPGNIGFDCHLNGTASQKKSQVSTSLPDILAEPSASERHEFVMAQYINEFQGADVPQKQQINNAETYFENAKVECAVQACPELLRKDFESMFPEVNANRLTVLTVTQKTKNDMTVWSQEVEDEREMLLENFINGAKEICYAICSEGYWADFIDPSSGLAFFGPYTNNTLFETDERYRHLGFSVDDLGCCKVIRHNIWGTHVVVGSIFTNAEPDSPIMRKLSGN comes from the exons ATGGCCAAT GTGCTCTGTAACAGAGCAAGATTGGTCACCTACCTACCAGGGTTTTATTCCTTAGTCAAAAGAGTTGTAAATCCCAAGGCTTTTTCTACAGCAGGTTCCTCTGGCTCAGATGAGCCTCATGTTGCTGCTACACCTCCTGATTTat GTCCGAGAACTGTATGGCCAGATGAAGTAATGGGTCCATTTGGTCCTCAGGACCAGAGATTCCAGTTGCCTGGTAATATTGGCTTTGATTGTCACCTAAATGGCACTGCTTCTCAGAAGAAAAGCCAAGTTTCAACAAGTCTGCCTGATATATTGGCAGAGCCTTCAGCAAGTGAAAGGCATGAATTTGTAATGGCACAATACATAAATGAATTTCAG ggGGCTGATGTTCCACagaaacagcaaataaataaCGCTGAAACttactttgaaaatgcaaaggTAGAATGTGCAGTACAAGCTTGTCCCGAGCTGTTACGAAAAG ACTTTGAGTCAATGTTTCCAGAGGTGAATGCTAACCGCTTAACGGTATTAACTGTCACCCAGAAGACTAAAAATGATATGACTGTATGGAGTCAAGaagtggaggatgagagagaaatgCTCTTAGAAAAC ttcaTTAATGGTGCTAAGGAAATTTGCTATGCAATTTGTTCTGAAGGCTACTGGGCTGACTTCATTGATCCATCCTCAGGACTGGCA TTTTTTGGACCTTACACAAACAACACTCTGTTCGAAACAGATGAACGCTACCGCCACTTGGGATTTTCTGTTGATGATCTTGGCTGCTGCAAAGTTATTCGTCATAACATCTGGGGTACTCATGTGGTTGTAGGAAGTATTTTCACTAATGCTGAACCTGACAGCCCTATCATGAGAAAACTAAGTGGAAACTAG